In the Alkaliphilus oremlandii OhILAs genome, one interval contains:
- a CDS encoding dihydrofolate reductase family protein: MEQRKLVLFIASTLDGYIATKDHNLNWLFNVEGEGDNGISEFYNTIDTIMMGRTTYDWLMAHEDVFPYKDKACYIFSRAPREDTEYVTFVNKDIVSFSKELKNKNGKNIWLMGGSELISDFILEKLVDEVIVTIAPVLLGSGIPLFRENNVQTLLRLNSINRFNQFVELRYEVIK, translated from the coding sequence ATGGAACAACGTAAGTTAGTATTATTTATTGCTTCAACTTTAGATGGGTACATTGCAACAAAAGATCATAACTTGAATTGGCTCTTTAACGTTGAGGGTGAAGGTGATAACGGAATATCAGAATTTTATAATACCATCGATACGATCATGATGGGGAGAACTACTTATGATTGGCTTATGGCACATGAAGATGTTTTTCCATACAAAGATAAGGCATGCTATATTTTTTCTAGGGCACCAAGGGAAGATACGGAATATGTAACTTTTGTCAATAAAGATATCGTTTCATTCTCCAAGGAACTAAAAAACAAAAACGGAAAAAATATTTGGCTTATGGGAGGCAGTGAATTAATTTCCGATTTTATCCTAGAGAAATTAGTTGATGAAGTTATAGTCACTATTGCGCCTGTTTTGTTGGGCAGTGGTATTCCTTTATTCAGGGAAAATAATGTTCAAACACTTTTAAGATTGAATAGCATAAACCGATTCAATCAATTTGTAGAACTTCGCTACGAAGTTATAAAATAA